A genomic window from Streptomyces sp. HUAS YS2 includes:
- a CDS encoding GNAT family N-acetyltransferase codes for MLRGGKVGLRARHEDDIPILRTELFDDVVNAARAEGGPWRPITPGTKDPRLFTDDTKEGHVPFSVVESEGGTLIGSATLWGIDTHNRSAHIGLGLLPSARGKGYGTDVVSALCYYGFAVRSLHRLQIETLADNHAMLRSAERNGFVREGVLRSSAWVLGEFLDEVLLGLLVEDWKPDAKR; via the coding sequence ATGCTGAGAGGTGGCAAGGTCGGGCTCAGGGCCCGGCACGAGGACGACATCCCGATCCTGCGGACCGAGCTCTTCGACGACGTGGTCAACGCCGCGCGGGCCGAGGGCGGGCCCTGGCGGCCGATCACGCCCGGTACGAAGGATCCGCGGCTCTTCACCGACGACACCAAGGAGGGGCACGTCCCCTTCTCGGTGGTGGAGTCGGAGGGCGGCACGCTGATCGGCAGCGCGACGCTGTGGGGCATCGACACCCACAACCGGTCCGCGCACATCGGCCTCGGACTGCTGCCGTCCGCCCGCGGCAAGGGCTACGGCACCGACGTCGTCTCGGCGCTGTGCTACTACGGCTTCGCCGTGCGCAGCCTGCACCGGCTGCAGATCGAGACGCTGGCGGACAACCACGCCATGCTGCGCTCCGCCGAGCGCAACGGCTTCGTCCGCGAGGGCGTACTGCGCTCCTCGGCCTGGGTGTTGGGCGAGTTCCTCGACGAGGTGCTGCTCGGGCTGCTCGTCGAGGACTGGAAGCCGGACGCGAAGAGGTAG